One part of the Halostagnicola larsenii XH-48 genome encodes these proteins:
- a CDS encoding DUF7344 domain-containing protein, with product MTDGEFTQAELFDVFSNARRRRTVQFLKQRNGSCDLSSLVEQVAAWENETDPETVTRTQRRRVYISLYQTHLPMLEDHGIVNWNSEDHAIELLPNEETFEPYIGRRLEEQRQWDLVYALVTAAGVAALVLTWLSVGPVTASMAPIVALALCLVILFVAMAHHLSRRPELSMPFSTSGR from the coding sequence ATGACTGATGGCGAATTTACCCAGGCCGAGCTGTTCGACGTGTTCAGCAACGCCCGCCGACGGCGGACGGTACAGTTTCTCAAACAACGCAACGGGTCCTGTGATCTCTCCTCGCTGGTCGAACAGGTGGCCGCATGGGAGAACGAGACCGACCCGGAGACGGTGACACGGACCCAGCGACGGCGTGTGTACATCTCGTTGTATCAGACCCACCTACCGATGCTCGAGGACCACGGCATCGTCAACTGGAACTCCGAGGATCACGCGATCGAGTTGCTGCCCAACGAGGAGACGTTCGAACCGTACATCGGGAGACGCCTCGAGGAGCAACGACAGTGGGACCTCGTCTACGCGCTGGTCACGGCGGCCGGCGTCGCGGCGTTGGTCTTGACCTGGCTATCCGTCGGCCCGGTCACTGCCTCGATGGCTCCGATCGTTGCGCTGGCCCTGTGTCTGGTCATCCTGTTCGTTGCGATGGCACACCACCTCTCACGACGCCCGGAGCTCTCGATGCCGTTCTCGACGAGTGGCCGATGA